In Carassius gibelio isolate Cgi1373 ecotype wild population from Czech Republic chromosome B19, carGib1.2-hapl.c, whole genome shotgun sequence, one DNA window encodes the following:
- the ddah2 gene encoding N(G),N(G)-dimethylarginine dimethylaminohydrolase 2: protein MANIYPYGCFTHAVVRGIPESFGKLAEGGEGLQTDLAKAQRQMGVLTGALRQKVGLQLIEIPAVSELPESWRIEDVAVIQGDTALITRPLKQQRRAEAEAVRRVLNELKLTVLEMGDEEGRSAGATLEGSDVLFTGKEFFVGISKHTNHRGAEVLADTFKDFAVSTVPVCGGSRLKNICSMGGPDTIIISSSDGAKKTLRMMEQLTDHHYEILTVPEDVAANCVYIRGPAKVDFLLHPTAEECPNSVPAFQRLTDYTLLPTACSEASKLGAALSSLCLLINKKPNY from the exons ATGGCCAACATCTATCCGTACGGCTGCTTCACGCATGCTGTGGTCAGAGGTATCCCAGAATCCTTTGGGAAGTTGGCGGAGGGTGGTGAAGGGCTTCAGACGGACCTGGCCAAGGCCCAGCGTCAGATGGGGGTGCTGACGGGTGCTCTGAGACAGAAGGTGGGGCTGCAGCTGATCGAGATCCCAGCAGTGTCCGAGCTGCCCGAGAGCTGGAGGATCGAAGACGTGGCTGTGATCCAGGGCGACACGGCGCTCATCACCCGACCCCTCAAGCAGCAGAGGCGCGCGGAG GCGGAGGCCGTGCGGCGCGTCCTGAACGAGCTCAAGCTGACGGTGCTGGAGATGGGCGACGAGGAGGGCCGGTCTGCTGGAGCCACTCTGGAAGGAAGTGATGTCCTCTTCACCGGAAAAGAGTTCTTCGTGGGCATTTCCAAACACACCAATCACCGTGGGGCAGAGGTTTTGGCCGACACCTTCAAG GACTTTGCGGTGTCCACCGTGCCGGTGTGTGGAGGCTCTCGTCTGAAGAACATCTGCTCCATGGGCGGCCCTGACAccatcatcatcagcagcagcgaCGGGGCCAAGAAGACCCtccga ATGATGGAGCAGCTGACTGACCATCACTACGAGATCTTGACTGTGCCCGAGGATGTGGCTGCTAACTGCGTTTACATCAGAGGTCCTGCTAAAGTGGACTTCCTCCTGCACCCCACGGCCGAGGAGTGTCCCAACAGTGTTCCC GCTTTCCAGCGCTTGACCGACTACACCCTGCTGCCCACCGCCTGCAGCGAAGCCTCCAAACTCGGGGCGGCGCTGTCCTCCCTTTGCCTGCTCATCAACAAGAAGCCCAACTATTAA